In the Chloroflexota bacterium genome, one interval contains:
- a CDS encoding dTDP-4-dehydrorhamnose 3,5-epimerase family protein, producing MIDGVQLKELKTYPDERGFFREVIRVTDDFFGEGFAQWSHSKMYRDVIKAWHIHRQQVDWWYVPVGALKVVLHDLRSESPTRGQTMELFLGDQYGDKVLRIPPGVAHGCKVLSGEAHLFYITSNTYNPADEDRLPHDDPGIGYDWLKRAAIT from the coding sequence ATGATTGACGGCGTGCAACTGAAGGAACTCAAGACTTACCCCGACGAGCGCGGCTTCTTCCGCGAAGTGATCCGCGTCACGGACGACTTCTTCGGCGAGGGGTTCGCCCAGTGGTCGCATTCCAAGATGTACCGCGATGTGATCAAGGCGTGGCACATTCACCGCCAGCAGGTTGACTGGTGGTATGTGCCGGTCGGCGCGCTCAAGGTCGTCCTGCACGACCTGCGGTCGGAGTCGCCGACGCGCGGGCAGACGATGGAGTTGTTCCTCGGCGACCAGTATGGCGACAAGGTGCTAAGGATCCCGCCCGGCGTCGCCCACGGCTGCAAGGTATTGAGCGGCGAAGCGCACCTGTTCTACATTACGTCGAATACGTACAACCCGGCTGACGAGGACCGCCTCCCGCACGACGATCCCGGCATCGGCTATGACTGGTTGAAGCGAGCGGCGATTACTTAG
- a CDS encoding carbohydrate kinase family protein gives MSDVVVLGDIVIDILARLESYPAIGGDAQSLETHVRLGGTTLNTAVMLARLGLKVAMIGCVGEDLFGDFAVQAMAASGLSTRWVQRDGRHTTALAYIAVTPDGQRTMLGGAGANRMLDGRDLHAPELRSARWLHMTSYNVMSPSAHAAALEACALFGERGVPVSIDIGMAPVRLRPAELADLVARCQIVMPSDVTPYDGLPRHLIVRKCGARGCEVIAPDGGEATAVPGFAARVVDTTGAGDAFDAGYIVGQLRGLDRPASALLANACGAAACTVTGAGNALPRASVVRELLGQCAPAGWHETARRVIDALSPWPD, from the coding sequence ATGAGCGACGTCGTGGTGCTGGGCGATATCGTCATTGATATCCTCGCCCGGCTCGAATCGTATCCCGCAATCGGCGGCGACGCGCAGTCGCTCGAAACGCATGTGCGGCTGGGTGGCACGACGCTCAACACGGCCGTCATGCTCGCCCGGCTCGGCCTCAAGGTGGCGATGATTGGCTGTGTCGGCGAGGACCTGTTCGGCGACTTTGCGGTGCAGGCGATGGCGGCCAGCGGGCTTTCGACGCGCTGGGTCCAGCGCGATGGCCGGCACACCACCGCGTTGGCGTACATTGCCGTGACGCCGGACGGCCAGCGCACGATGCTGGGCGGCGCGGGCGCCAACCGGATGCTCGACGGACGCGACCTGCATGCACCGGAACTGCGCAGCGCGCGCTGGCTGCACATGACGTCGTACAACGTCATGTCACCGTCCGCGCACGCCGCCGCGCTTGAGGCGTGCGCGTTGTTCGGCGAGCGGGGCGTGCCGGTGTCGATCGATATCGGCATGGCGCCGGTCCGCCTGCGGCCGGCCGAACTGGCCGACTTGGTGGCCCGCTGCCAGATCGTCATGCCGAGCGACGTAACGCCGTATGACGGGCTGCCGCGCCATCTAATCGTCCGCAAGTGCGGCGCGCGCGGCTGCGAAGTGATAGCCCCGGACGGCGGCGAGGCGACCGCCGTGCCCGGTTTTGCGGCGCGGGTGGTCGACACGACCGGCGCGGGCGATGCGTTCGATGCGGGCTATATCGTCGGGCAACTGCGCGGGCTCGATCGGCCCGCCAGCGCGCTGCTCGCCAACGCGTGCGGCGCGGCGGCCTGCACCGTGACGGGCGCGGGTAACGCGCTGCCGCGCGCATCTGTGGTGCGCGAGTTGTTGGGCCAGTGCGCACCCGCCGGATGGCACGAGACGGCCAGGCGCGTGATCGACGCCCTGTCGCCGTGGCCGGACTGA
- the lepA gene encoding elongation factor 4 encodes MDQRHIRNFVITAHIDHGKSTLSDRLLERTGTIALRDMSAQLLDSMDLEREKGITIKAKAVRMTYRARDGGEYELNLIDTPGHVDFGYEVSRALAACEGAVLVVDASQGVEAQTLANLYLALEHNLTIIPFINKIDLPSARPDEIAEEVEHLLAVPADEIIRGSAKEGSGVDELLESIVRNVPAPSGDPARPLQALIFDSHYDAYKGVVAYVRVMEGTVHAGVPLLSMAHSNRFEALEVGMFKPKMLPAEALQAGEVGYVATGLKDVKELAVGDTLTTVEGAAAEALPGYRPVKPMVYAGLYPTNSEEYPLLRDALDKLRLNDASLVYEPESSVALGFGFRCGFLGLLHMEIVQERLEREYDLNLIATAPSVEYQVLTKRGEVIIVDNPAQLPDPTDIEEISEPWMKITIYTPKEYIGAIMDLVTTRRGAFDRMDFLDTQRVMLVYRLPLSELIIDFYDQLKSRTRGYASLDYVFEKYASGDLVRLDVLINEESVDALSLIVHKDHAYAKGEALTKKLKEVIPSQMFPVPIQAAVGSRVLSRQTVRALRKNVLAKCYGGDISRKRKLLEKQKEGKKRMKRLGSVELPQEAFMAVLRLNDE; translated from the coding sequence ATGGATCAGCGTCACATTCGGAACTTCGTTATCACGGCGCATATCGACCACGGCAAGTCCACGCTTTCGGACCGCCTGCTCGAGCGCACCGGCACAATTGCGCTGCGCGACATGTCGGCGCAACTGCTGGACTCCATGGATCTGGAGCGCGAAAAGGGCATCACGATCAAGGCCAAGGCCGTGCGCATGACCTACCGCGCGCGCGATGGCGGCGAGTATGAGCTGAACCTGATCGACACGCCAGGGCACGTGGACTTCGGCTACGAAGTATCGCGCGCGCTGGCGGCCTGCGAGGGCGCCGTGCTGGTCGTGGACGCGTCGCAGGGCGTCGAAGCGCAAACGCTGGCTAACCTGTACCTGGCGCTCGAGCACAACCTGACGATTATCCCGTTCATCAACAAGATCGACCTGCCGTCGGCGCGCCCGGATGAGATCGCCGAAGAGGTCGAGCATCTGCTGGCGGTACCGGCCGACGAGATTATCCGCGGATCGGCCAAGGAAGGCAGCGGCGTCGACGAACTGCTGGAATCTATTGTGCGCAATGTGCCGGCGCCGAGCGGCGATCCGGCGCGGCCGCTGCAGGCGCTGATCTTCGATTCGCATTACGACGCCTATAAGGGCGTGGTGGCCTATGTGCGCGTGATGGAAGGCACGGTGCATGCCGGTGTGCCGCTGCTGTCGATGGCGCACAGCAACCGTTTCGAGGCGCTGGAAGTCGGCATGTTCAAGCCGAAGATGCTGCCGGCGGAAGCGCTGCAGGCCGGCGAGGTCGGCTACGTCGCCACCGGCCTCAAGGACGTGAAGGAACTGGCTGTCGGCGACACGTTGACGACGGTTGAGGGCGCGGCCGCTGAGGCGTTGCCCGGCTACCGCCCGGTCAAGCCGATGGTGTACGCCGGGTTGTACCCGACGAACAGCGAGGAGTATCCGTTGCTGCGCGATGCGCTCGACAAGCTGCGGCTCAACGACGCGTCGCTGGTGTACGAGCCGGAATCGTCGGTCGCGCTTGGCTTTGGGTTCCGCTGCGGTTTCCTCGGCCTGCTGCACATGGAGATTGTGCAGGAGCGTCTGGAGCGCGAGTACGACCTTAACCTGATCGCGACCGCGCCGAGCGTCGAGTACCAGGTGCTGACCAAGCGCGGCGAGGTCATCATTGTGGACAACCCGGCCCAGCTGCCCGACCCGACCGACATCGAGGAGATCTCCGAGCCGTGGATGAAGATCACGATCTACACGCCGAAGGAGTACATCGGCGCGATCATGGATCTGGTCACAACCCGCCGCGGCGCGTTTGACCGGATGGACTTCCTTGACACGCAGCGGGTGATGCTGGTATACCGCCTGCCGCTGTCGGAGTTGATCATCGATTTCTACGATCAGCTCAAATCACGCACGCGCGGCTATGCGTCGCTGGACTACGTGTTCGAGAAATACGCGTCCGGCGATCTGGTCCGGCTGGACGTGCTGATCAATGAGGAGTCGGTCGATGCCTTGTCGCTGATCGTCCATAAGGACCACGCGTATGCCAAAGGCGAGGCGCTGACCAAGAAGCTCAAGGAAGTCATCCCGAGCCAGATGTTTCCGGTGCCAATTCAGGCGGCCGTCGGCAGCCGCGTACTGTCGCGGCAGACGGTGCGCGCGCTGCGCAAGAACGTGCTGGCCAAGTGCTATGGCGGCGATATCTCGCGCAAGCGCAAGCTGCTGGAGAAGCAGAAAGAGGGCAAGAAGCGCATGAAACGCCTTGGCAGTGTCGAGTTGCCGCAAGAAGCGTTCATGGCTGTGCTGCGCTTGAACGACGAGTAG
- a CDS encoding nucleotide pyrophosphohydrolase, giving the protein MQEKVKQFHEAYGLDDPPGPCIPAPDAVRLRLHLIEEEAAEFRLSSEAGHLADSIKELCDLLYVVLGAANAYGIDIEPFFDEVHRSNMTKLWPGGEVRKNALGKVIKPPTYSPADIERILDPMRAGEFADRQANDLS; this is encoded by the coding sequence ATGCAGGAAAAAGTGAAGCAGTTCCACGAGGCGTATGGCTTGGACGACCCGCCTGGCCCGTGCATACCGGCGCCCGATGCGGTGCGCCTGCGCCTGCACTTGATCGAGGAAGAAGCCGCAGAGTTCCGGCTGTCCAGCGAAGCCGGCCACCTGGCGGATTCGATTAAGGAGTTGTGCGATCTGCTCTATGTGGTGCTGGGCGCGGCCAACGCGTATGGCATTGACATTGAGCCGTTTTTCGATGAAGTTCACCGCAGCAACATGACCAAGCTGTGGCCCGGCGGCGAAGTGCGCAAGAATGCGCTGGGCAAAGTCATCAAACCGCCGACATACTCACCGGCCGACATCGAACGAATTCTGGATCCGATGCGGGCCGGAGAATTCGCAGACCGACAGGCAAACGATCTTTCATGA
- a CDS encoding Gfo/Idh/MocA family oxidoreductase, with protein MAPKVTRMILVGAGDMARHHIRQLLQQRDTTRIVALCEPSAEQYKLSAQVFREAGVRPPPNEPDLEKLVSDRQGAIDAAFIITPHALHHDQTALCMEAGLDVLLEKPMVMNAAEARSLIETRDRTGRLLTVAFQSALSPYMNRAVEWIRGGEAGTVTAIHASVWQSWKTEQTGTWRQNPAMSGGGFLFDTGAHMLNSIVRLGDADFTEVAAWMDNRGAPVDILTSAMGRLSNGVLVTIGACGETVTTCAGDIKVFGSRMIINTDMWGSWLKVQRQGRPRFASVKLPPQLGVWQQFLAVRRGEIGNPSPPELGLRLALLWDAIQASARQGGKPVAVPASN; from the coding sequence ATGGCACCGAAAGTTACACGCATGATTCTGGTCGGCGCGGGCGACATGGCGCGCCACCATATCCGGCAACTCCTGCAGCAGCGCGATACGACGCGCATCGTGGCGCTGTGCGAGCCAAGCGCCGAGCAGTACAAGCTGTCGGCACAGGTGTTTCGCGAGGCCGGCGTGCGCCCGCCACCGAATGAGCCGGATCTCGAGAAGCTCGTGTCGGACCGGCAGGGCGCGATCGATGCGGCGTTCATCATCACGCCGCATGCGCTGCATCACGATCAGACGGCGCTCTGCATGGAAGCCGGTCTCGACGTCCTGCTGGAGAAGCCGATGGTCATGAACGCGGCCGAGGCGCGCTCGCTGATTGAGACGCGCGACCGTACCGGCCGCCTACTGACCGTCGCATTCCAGTCGGCGCTCAGCCCATATATGAACCGCGCGGTCGAATGGATTCGCGGCGGCGAGGCCGGTACGGTGACGGCCATCCATGCCAGCGTATGGCAGTCGTGGAAGACCGAGCAGACCGGGACGTGGCGGCAGAACCCGGCGATGTCCGGCGGCGGCTTCCTGTTCGACACCGGCGCGCACATGCTGAACTCGATCGTCCGGCTGGGCGACGCGGACTTCACCGAGGTTGCGGCGTGGATGGACAATCGCGGCGCGCCGGTCGACATTCTCACGTCGGCGATGGGCCGCCTGTCGAACGGTGTGCTGGTGACGATCGGCGCCTGCGGCGAAACCGTGACCACGTGTGCGGGCGACATCAAGGTGTTCGGCTCGCGTATGATCATCAACACGGACATGTGGGGATCGTGGCTCAAGGTGCAGCGCCAGGGACGGCCGCGCTTCGCGTCCGTGAAGCTGCCGCCGCAGCTTGGCGTCTGGCAGCAGTTCCTGGCGGTGCGGCGCGGCGAGATTGGGAACCCGTCGCCGCCTGAGCTGGGCTTGCGTCTCGCGCTTCTGTGGGACGCGATTCAGGCCAGCGCGCGGCAGGGCGGCAAGCCGGTGGCTGTGCCGGCGTCTAACTGA
- a CDS encoding sugar phosphate isomerase/epimerase, translating to MKLGVFNPLFHELSLEQMLDKLESFGLEAVELRSGPNSLTELRAGRYPAQQQCDPAVLLADAGKLKAFRAAFASRGIMLSGLSCHGNPLHPDKAQARAYHESWRNSVQLAEQLGVKAVIVFSGCPGANALDTQPNWATINWPPEFAEMLAYQWNEVAIPYWRAEAAFARAHGINIAVEMHPGFMVYNLPTMLHLREACGENVGCNFDPSHLFWQQADPVAVIKALKGAIYHFHAKDTAIDTQNIARNGVLDNACVAEDDRAWTFRSVGYGHDSLVWRRMISALRVAGYDHVISIEHEDGLASIDEGLGKAVEFLRGVILKEQPAKVWWI from the coding sequence ATGAAACTCGGTGTCTTTAACCCGCTGTTTCACGAACTCTCACTCGAACAGATGCTGGACAAACTGGAGTCGTTCGGGCTGGAAGCGGTTGAACTGCGCAGCGGACCCAACTCGCTGACCGAACTGCGGGCCGGGCGCTATCCGGCGCAGCAGCAGTGCGACCCGGCGGTCCTGCTGGCCGACGCGGGGAAGCTGAAGGCGTTCCGCGCGGCATTCGCGTCGCGCGGCATCATGCTCAGCGGCCTGTCGTGCCACGGCAACCCGCTGCACCCGGACAAGGCGCAGGCGCGCGCCTACCACGAGTCGTGGCGCAACAGCGTGCAGCTCGCCGAGCAACTCGGAGTGAAGGCGGTGATCGTCTTCAGCGGATGCCCTGGCGCCAATGCGCTGGACACCCAGCCGAACTGGGCGACGATCAATTGGCCGCCCGAATTTGCGGAGATGCTGGCGTACCAGTGGAACGAGGTCGCAATCCCATACTGGCGCGCCGAGGCGGCGTTTGCGCGCGCGCACGGCATCAACATCGCCGTCGAGATGCACCCCGGCTTCATGGTGTACAACCTGCCGACGATGCTGCACCTGCGGGAAGCGTGCGGCGAGAACGTCGGCTGCAACTTCGACCCCAGCCACCTGTTCTGGCAACAGGCGGACCCGGTGGCGGTCATCAAGGCGCTCAAGGGTGCGATCTATCACTTCCACGCCAAAGACACAGCGATCGACACACAGAACATCGCGCGCAACGGCGTGCTCGACAACGCGTGCGTGGCCGAGGACGACCGCGCTTGGACGTTCCGCTCGGTCGGTTACGGGCACGACTCGCTGGTCTGGCGACGTATGATCAGCGCGCTGCGCGTGGCGGGCTACGATCACGTCATTTCGATCGAGCACGAGGACGGCCTGGCTTCGATCGACGAAGGGCTTGGCAAGGCGGTCGAGTTCCTGCGCGGCGTCATTCTCAAAGAGCAGCCCGCGAAGGTCTGGTGGATCTAG
- a CDS encoding maleylpyruvate isomerase N-terminal domain-containing protein — MSASDLIEHLEAEHRAMLELVQQFRAADFERSIAGSDWTALDVFAHLAHGSSEAVKALADLARGQPISMGIDREHAGKPGRGMPLARIMEEFRRSHRSLVDALKRVPSGSLRAETAQRTADGASMNAAWVVAHVIEHYAAHYEALSGALDTPD; from the coding sequence ATGAGCGCCAGCGACCTGATCGAGCACCTGGAAGCGGAGCACCGGGCGATGCTGGAACTGGTGCAGCAGTTCCGCGCTGCCGACTTCGAGCGATCGATCGCCGGCAGTGACTGGACGGCACTCGACGTATTCGCTCACCTCGCGCACGGCAGCAGCGAAGCAGTGAAAGCGCTGGCGGACCTTGCGCGCGGACAGCCGATCAGCATGGGCATCGACCGCGAACACGCCGGCAAGCCCGGTCGCGGCATGCCGCTAGCGCGCATCATGGAGGAGTTTCGCCGTTCGCACCGCTCGCTGGTGGACGCGCTCAAGCGCGTGCCGTCCGGCAGTTTGCGCGCCGAGACAGCGCAGCGAACCGCAGATGGCGCGTCGATGAACGCGGCGTGGGTCGTCGCGCATGTCATCGAGCACTACGCAGCACACTACGAGGCGTTGAGCGGCGCACTGGACACGCCCGACTGA
- the fdhE gene encoding formate dehydrogenase accessory protein FdhE, which produces MSTSRDERHAALQARLQSARRQAPDLIPAIDYYGALVAALIDEEPHVDPPPLDSDGVARKFAAGEPILPGESLGLDEDAIRALLVKLCLATESFGKVPSDLNPRRLSWFQGYRADRDPSYARGVDAARIRHAVEEQSLDWGELMGRLTTGEDADLAELADRNRLDAALLATLARLAMRPTMAAFATAFEPLVRAHEAAWGRDTCPMCGSAPALGEHRDGAAFRRMRCATCGAAWPLQVDRCVDVKSVNAEEPLADEVVLLEELLTLARDAGVGGEGQAKT; this is translated from the coding sequence ATGAGCACCTCTCGCGACGAACGACACGCAGCGCTGCAGGCTCGCCTGCAGTCGGCCCGACGACAAGCGCCGGACCTCATTCCGGCGATTGACTACTACGGCGCGCTCGTTGCGGCGCTCATCGATGAAGAGCCGCACGTCGACCCGCCGCCGCTGGATTCCGACGGCGTGGCGCGCAAGTTCGCTGCCGGCGAGCCGATCCTGCCGGGTGAGTCACTTGGTCTCGATGAGGACGCCATACGCGCGCTTCTCGTCAAGCTGTGCCTGGCCACCGAGTCGTTCGGCAAGGTACCGTCGGACCTCAACCCGCGCCGCCTGTCGTGGTTCCAGGGCTATCGCGCCGACCGCGACCCGTCGTATGCGCGGGGCGTGGACGCCGCCAGGATCCGGCATGCGGTGGAGGAGCAATCGCTCGACTGGGGCGAATTGATGGGCCGGCTGACCACCGGCGAAGACGCTGACCTGGCTGAGTTGGCCGACCGCAACCGACTTGATGCCGCACTGCTGGCCACGCTGGCGCGCTTGGCCATGCGCCCTACGATGGCCGCCTTTGCGACTGCGTTCGAGCCACTGGTGCGCGCACACGAAGCCGCCTGGGGCCGTGACACGTGCCCGATGTGCGGCAGCGCGCCCGCCCTGGGTGAGCACCGCGACGGCGCGGCTTTCCGGCGCATGCGCTGCGCGACATGCGGCGCAGCCTGGCCGCTGCAGGTGGATCGCTGCGTGGACGTGAAGAGCGTCAACGCGGAGGAGCCGCTGGCTGACGAGGTGGTGCTGCTGGAGGAACTGCTGACGCTTGCGCGTGATGCCGGCGTCGGCGGCGAGGGACAGGCCAAGACGTAG